Proteins from one Gimesia maris genomic window:
- a CDS encoding PVC-type heme-binding CxxCH protein, translated as MKPFFLRCAVPSLKSAGWTVALCLSLCVTSFVSAAPLVYEGTEGPGKGKHIVFLAGDHEYRSEESLPELARILAKHHGFKCTVLFNIDPETGEIVAGNSNMPGLETLKTADLAVVFLRFQNFPKEQMQHFVDYLKRGGPAVGMRTATHAFNMPATAPFSEYSYNSKDKDYELGFGHQVLGQTWVGHYGTNHKQSTRIKVVDDKKNHPILRGVKDIWVQAGGYVGKPTDGEVLTMAQPLNGMKQDSPADETKPPMPSEWTRTYTSPSGKKGRVFTTLYGTPEDLLNEGYRRMLVNACFWALGMEDAIKEDADVDLVGPFKPNTFGNGTYARGIKPEAYAGFKSPIPANHNTKKPKVKHKGHHHSQEKNNKPEKKTSRKPTASIATGKPAQFVRIELPGDKRILTLAEVEVISGGKNIAKGGKATQSSTMGSAVAAKALDGNKSSDWGKGGQTHTANAGTKNPWWEVDLGQPVDVEKIGIWNRQGFEGRLEDFTLTLLDANRKEVFKVAKVAAPFTMEIDVKHGGKLEYLTFRGSAGVPYKSTSKSVGAESHSQNDDPTLVDVPAGYRDPLPFAFQQGDVVAILGNGLPDRMQHDGWLETLLQSELQGKQVRFRNMSASGDRVDSFPRSKGAATITEYLRHVKADVVFAFFGFNESFEGVKQADEYQRKLVDFVKRTRGSKANGKSFPRIVLFSPIAHEDTGNKNVPDGKAHNIQLAAYTKATAAAAREAGVGYVDLFHPSLQMFKESSAPLTINGVHLTEEGNKKLAEIISSSLSGHQVSASQTMEPLRSAVLDKAYKWNNRYRARDGNDVWGGRSILKFTNDQTNAVVLQHELSMLDVMTNNRDERIWAVAKGEDLKVDDSNVPQPVKVISNVGGGSKSSSAVKEGNLNYISGEEGIQHMALADGFEVSLFADEKQFPELVNPVQMQFDTKGRLWAAVWPTYPKWEPLKEMNDALIILHDDDNDGKADRVTEFARIQNPLGFEFWNGGVLVASAPEIVFLKDTDGDDVADVRTVMLQGLDSSDTHHAANNLIYGPDGAIYWQSGVFMVHNHEHPWGPSLQASESAMYRFDPRRFTISMHAINSPNPHGISFDYWGYHYATDGTGGRAYQVRPDKAGFKMHELLKKEVRPVTASEVVSSAHFPEDMQGDFLICNVIGFLGIKHYDLARNAEDGTVWGEPAGDDLAVMRVNADGSRTEDKSKGLMMSGDKNFRPADAIFAPDGSLYFCDWHNVIIGHMQHNVRDPNRDHQHGRIYRMTAKGRPLQEPVAIDGQPIAALLENLKSPIDGIRHRTRVELSERDSEAVIAATREWVKQFDPNKKEDAHHLLEALWLHQQHNDRNLELLGVLLKSPEPHARIAANTVKHLWFNVESTMRGGVIAESEEAATQKSGILSDTPELTTIRIGTVRERMRYDVTKLTVKPGKKVKLTFANPDYMPHNIMLVNPGKADEVGLAAIDLGASGFSVGFVPESKEILWASKLVDHGQEETIEFVAPTMEGAYPYICSFPGHHLLMRGTMYVTNDLKEFLAKNPEQVTKITEWKLADLEADLKRVGQHRNFTRGQQVFTKLACAQCHKLNKDSTTLGNNLSIGPNLDEVIKKHKNDPKAILAEILEPSRKIEDKYKTVLILLDDGRSLNGNIVAEDQTSITIVTGPPQVKEQKVLKSAIEFQRSSPVSIMPAALLNTLGKEEILDLLAYVLSGGNAKDAAFHHHH; from the coding sequence ATGAAGCCATTTTTTCTCCGCTGTGCCGTACCTTCTTTGAAATCCGCTGGTTGGACTGTTGCTCTGTGTCTGTCACTCTGTGTGACCAGTTTCGTCAGTGCGGCGCCGCTGGTTTACGAAGGGACGGAGGGACCTGGTAAAGGAAAGCATATCGTTTTTCTTGCAGGCGATCATGAATATCGGTCTGAAGAATCACTGCCGGAACTGGCACGTATTCTGGCAAAACACCACGGCTTCAAGTGTACCGTGTTGTTTAATATCGATCCGGAAACCGGAGAAATCGTGGCGGGTAACTCCAACATGCCGGGACTCGAAACCCTTAAAACGGCGGATCTGGCGGTAGTATTCCTGCGGTTCCAGAATTTCCCCAAAGAACAGATGCAGCATTTCGTTGACTACCTCAAGCGGGGGGGGCCGGCGGTCGGCATGCGAACTGCGACGCATGCGTTCAATATGCCTGCGACAGCTCCCTTTTCGGAATATTCCTACAACAGTAAAGATAAAGACTACGAACTGGGCTTTGGTCATCAGGTGCTGGGGCAGACCTGGGTGGGGCACTATGGAACCAACCATAAGCAGAGCACACGTATCAAAGTAGTTGACGACAAGAAGAATCATCCGATTTTGCGCGGTGTGAAAGACATCTGGGTGCAGGCGGGCGGCTATGTGGGCAAGCCGACTGATGGTGAAGTGCTGACGATGGCACAGCCTTTGAACGGCATGAAACAGGATTCACCTGCCGACGAGACGAAGCCACCTATGCCTTCCGAATGGACCCGGACGTATACCTCCCCTTCTGGAAAGAAAGGCCGCGTTTTTACGACGCTGTATGGAACACCCGAGGATCTATTGAATGAAGGCTACCGGCGGATGCTGGTCAACGCGTGTTTCTGGGCGCTCGGGATGGAAGATGCGATCAAAGAGGACGCTGACGTTGATTTAGTTGGTCCCTTTAAACCTAACACATTTGGTAATGGAACTTATGCGCGTGGTATCAAACCGGAAGCGTATGCCGGTTTTAAGAGTCCGATACCGGCTAATCACAATACTAAAAAGCCGAAAGTAAAACACAAAGGGCATCATCACTCGCAAGAGAAAAATAACAAGCCTGAGAAAAAAACGTCCCGGAAGCCGACGGCTTCGATTGCGACAGGTAAGCCGGCGCAGTTTGTACGCATTGAACTTCCGGGCGACAAACGCATTCTCACACTGGCAGAAGTCGAAGTGATCAGCGGTGGGAAAAATATCGCAAAAGGGGGCAAGGCCACACAGTCGAGCACCATGGGTTCCGCTGTCGCTGCCAAGGCACTGGATGGCAATAAAAGTTCTGACTGGGGTAAAGGGGGTCAGACCCATACTGCCAATGCGGGCACAAAAAATCCCTGGTGGGAAGTCGATCTGGGGCAGCCAGTCGATGTCGAAAAGATTGGTATCTGGAACCGCCAGGGGTTCGAGGGACGTCTGGAAGATTTCACACTGACGCTGCTGGACGCAAATCGGAAAGAGGTGTTTAAGGTCGCGAAAGTGGCCGCTCCCTTTACGATGGAGATTGACGTCAAACACGGGGGCAAGCTGGAATATCTGACCTTCAGGGGATCAGCGGGTGTTCCGTATAAGTCAACGTCCAAGTCCGTCGGTGCGGAGTCTCACAGCCAAAACGACGATCCGACGCTGGTCGACGTACCGGCTGGTTACCGTGATCCCCTGCCCTTTGCTTTTCAACAGGGAGATGTGGTTGCCATTCTCGGTAATGGACTGCCTGATCGGATGCAGCATGACGGCTGGCTGGAAACACTGTTACAGAGTGAACTGCAGGGAAAACAGGTTCGTTTTCGAAACATGAGTGCAAGCGGCGACCGTGTGGATTCATTTCCGCGCAGCAAAGGTGCCGCCACGATTACCGAATATCTGCGGCATGTGAAAGCGGACGTCGTGTTTGCTTTCTTCGGCTTTAATGAATCTTTCGAAGGTGTGAAGCAGGCGGACGAGTATCAGAGAAAGCTCGTGGACTTTGTCAAAAGGACCCGTGGCTCCAAGGCGAACGGAAAATCTTTTCCTCGCATTGTTTTGTTCAGCCCGATTGCACATGAAGATACCGGAAACAAAAACGTGCCTGATGGCAAGGCGCACAACATACAACTGGCCGCCTATACCAAGGCCACGGCAGCCGCAGCGCGAGAAGCGGGGGTCGGGTATGTTGATCTGTTTCACCCTTCTCTGCAGATGTTCAAGGAGTCGAGTGCGCCACTGACCATCAACGGAGTGCATCTGACCGAAGAAGGTAACAAAAAACTGGCCGAAATTATTTCGTCGTCATTGTCCGGTCACCAGGTGAGCGCATCGCAGACGATGGAACCTCTGCGGTCGGCTGTACTGGATAAGGCGTATAAGTGGAATAACCGCTATCGTGCCCGTGATGGGAACGATGTGTGGGGAGGCAGATCGATTCTCAAGTTTACGAACGATCAGACTAACGCCGTTGTCTTGCAGCATGAGCTTTCGATGCTGGATGTGATGACGAACAATCGAGATGAACGTATCTGGGCCGTTGCCAAGGGTGAGGATCTTAAAGTTGACGACAGCAATGTACCGCAGCCCGTTAAAGTGATCTCGAATGTCGGTGGAGGCAGCAAGAGTTCCAGTGCAGTGAAAGAGGGGAACCTCAACTATATCAGTGGTGAGGAAGGCATTCAACATATGGCTCTTGCTGACGGTTTTGAGGTCAGCCTGTTCGCCGATGAAAAACAGTTCCCCGAACTGGTCAACCCGGTACAAATGCAGTTCGATACCAAAGGGCGCCTGTGGGCGGCTGTCTGGCCGACTTATCCCAAGTGGGAACCGCTGAAAGAGATGAACGATGCATTGATCATTCTGCATGATGATGACAACGACGGCAAAGCAGATCGCGTGACCGAGTTTGCCCGGATCCAGAATCCGCTGGGTTTTGAGTTCTGGAATGGGGGTGTGCTGGTGGCCTCCGCACCGGAAATCGTCTTCCTGAAAGACACAGATGGTGATGACGTAGCCGATGTCCGTACTGTGATGCTGCAGGGCCTCGATTCTTCTGATACTCACCATGCTGCGAATAATCTGATTTATGGTCCAGATGGTGCCATCTACTGGCAGAGTGGTGTATTCATGGTGCATAACCACGAACACCCCTGGGGACCGTCTCTACAGGCCAGTGAGTCGGCCATGTATCGCTTTGATCCGCGACGGTTCACCATTTCGATGCATGCGATCAATTCTCCGAATCCGCACGGCATTTCATTTGATTACTGGGGTTATCATTACGCAACCGATGGAACCGGGGGCCGTGCGTACCAGGTACGACCGGATAAAGCCGGATTCAAAATGCACGAACTGTTGAAAAAAGAAGTGCGACCTGTCACCGCCAGCGAAGTGGTCAGCAGTGCTCACTTTCCTGAAGATATGCAGGGGGACTTTCTGATCTGTAACGTGATCGGGTTTCTGGGCATCAAGCACTACGATCTGGCACGAAACGCCGAAGATGGTACTGTGTGGGGTGAGCCTGCCGGTGATGACCTGGCGGTAATGAGAGTTAATGCAGACGGATCCAGAACGGAAGACAAATCCAAAGGCCTGATGATGAGTGGAGACAAGAATTTCCGCCCTGCCGATGCGATTTTTGCCCCTGATGGATCATTGTATTTCTGCGACTGGCATAATGTCATTATCGGACACATGCAGCATAATGTGCGTGATCCCAACCGCGACCATCAACATGGTCGTATTTATAGAATGACGGCGAAGGGACGTCCCCTGCAGGAGCCGGTTGCTATTGACGGTCAGCCAATTGCCGCATTGCTCGAAAATCTGAAATCGCCCATTGATGGCATTCGCCATCGGACCCGCGTCGAATTGAGTGAACGCGATTCAGAGGCTGTGATTGCTGCCACCAGGGAGTGGGTCAAACAGTTTGATCCGAATAAAAAAGAAGATGCGCACCACCTGCTCGAAGCGCTCTGGCTGCATCAGCAACATAACGACCGGAATCTTGAGTTACTGGGAGTGCTGTTGAAGTCTCCTGAGCCTCACGCGCGGATTGCCGCGAACACGGTGAAGCATTTGTGGTTCAACGTGGAAAGCACGATGCGTGGTGGCGTGATTGCGGAATCGGAGGAAGCCGCAACACAGAAGTCAGGCATTCTCAGTGATACGCCTGAACTCACGACGATTCGCATCGGGACGGTCCGCGAACGGATGAGATATGATGTGACGAAATTGACCGTCAAGCCTGGCAAGAAAGTGAAGCTTACATTTGCGAACCCGGATTATATGCCTCATAACATTATGCTGGTCAATCCCGGGAAAGCTGATGAAGTGGGACTCGCGGCGATTGATCTGGGAGCCAGCGGGTTTTCCGTTGGTTTTGTTCCGGAGAGTAAAGAAATCCTGTGGGCCAGCAAGCTGGTTGACCATGGTCAGGAAGAGACGATCGAGTTTGTTGCTCCGACGATGGAAGGCGCTTATCCTTATATCTGCTCCTTCCCCGGACATCACCTGCTGATGCGTGGAACGATGTACGTGACGAACGATCTCAAAGAATTTCTTGCTAAAAATCCAGAGCAGGTTACTAAGATTACAGAGTGGAAACTGGCCGATCTGGAAGCCGACCTGAAACGGGTGGGACAGCATCGAAACTTTACGCGGGGACAGCAGGTTTTCACCAAACTTGCCTGTGCCCAGTGTCATAAGTTAAATAAGGACAGTACGACCCTCGGCAATAATCTTTCAATCGGTCCCAATCTTGATGAAGTCATCAAGAAGCATAAGAACGACCCTAAAGCCATCCTGGCGGAGATTCTGGAGCCTTCCCGTAAAATTGAGGATAAGTACAAAACGGTATTGATCCTGCTGGATGACGGACGGAGCCTGAACGGCAACATCGTCGCAGAGGATCAGACCTCAATCACAATCGTGACGGGGCCGCCTCAGGTGAAGGAGCAGAAAGTATTGAAGAGTGCGATCGAGTTCCAGCGCAGCTCCCCTGTCTCCATCATGCCGGCAGCGTTGCTGAATACTCTAGGCAAAGAAGAAATTCTGGATCTGCTGGCATACGTACTCTCAGGTGGAAACGCTAAAGATGCAGCCTTCCATCATCATCATTAA